A genomic window from Treponema maltophilum ATCC 51939 includes:
- a CDS encoding type II toxin-antitoxin system VapC family toxin, which yields MVNTVLIDAGPLIALFDRDDKYHRAIVEFIKNTDYRFISTTAVLTEAMYMLDFNMEVQINFLSWVMKEGVIIHEIKQTDIKRIIELTKKYCDRPMDFADATLVVAAEERGIRRIISIDADFDVYRLHNKAKVENIFVYK from the coding sequence ATGGTAAATACGGTTCTCATTGATGCCGGGCCGCTTATCGCTTTATTTGATAGGGATGATAAATATCATCGCGCTATTGTAGAATTCATCAAAAATACCGATTATCGTTTTATATCCACTACGGCAGTATTGACGGAAGCAATGTATATGCTTGATTTCAATATGGAAGTTCAAATTAATTTTTTAAGCTGGGTCATGAAAGAAGGCGTTATCATTCATGAAATCAAGCAGACTGATATAAAGCGAATAATAGAGCTGACAAAAAAATATTGTGATAGACCGATGGACTTTGCGGATGCAACATTAGTTGTAGCGGCAGAAGAAAGAGGAATACGCCGCATAATCAGTATAGATGCCGACTTTGATGTATACAGACTGCATAATAAAGCTAAAGTCGAAAATATATTTGTATATAAGTGA
- a CDS encoding SLC13 family permease, with protein MEMKWIVLALAALMYVFVVIFPSKKHWISLGAGALVIVIGAVPAAHALLTLINWNILGIYIGSLIIAELFLYSRVPNRLADTIIDSMPNTGSAITAVLVMTGIISAFVENVATVLVMAPIALSVCKKLRITPVYFMTGLAVMANLQGTATLVGDPPSMIFASYAGYGFNDFFVYQGRMSIFFVVQAGMIAGALYFYLYFAKAGKQKIKVERAPVLSLFPTVLLLVMIAALAFCSFFHIEYSGLIVLLLGVGGLLWFYLVRKEGFRKTAVLVKELDWETIGFLIGIFVVIGTISETGLLEDFALFLRGVIGDNKIAGFFVIIFVSVLISGFVDNVPYIIVMLPVAATLAQDMGLKSELYMFALLVGSCMGGNLTPFGASANIAAMGILKKHDCPLSFAGWCKIGVPFTLITTASAALVLWLLWS; from the coding sequence ATGGAAATGAAGTGGATTGTTCTGGCGCTCGCGGCGCTTATGTATGTTTTTGTCGTTATATTTCCGTCAAAAAAACATTGGATTTCGCTTGGTGCCGGCGCGCTGGTTATCGTTATCGGTGCGGTTCCCGCCGCCCACGCGCTTTTAACGCTTATAAATTGGAATATTTTAGGCATCTATATCGGCTCGCTCATTATTGCCGAGCTTTTTTTGTATTCGCGCGTTCCGAACCGCCTTGCCGATACGATCATCGATTCGATGCCGAATACGGGAAGCGCCATTACCGCCGTTTTGGTTATGACCGGTATTATTTCGGCCTTTGTCGAAAACGTTGCGACCGTGCTGGTTATGGCGCCCATTGCGCTTTCGGTGTGTAAAAAACTGCGCATTACGCCGGTGTATTTTATGACCGGCCTTGCCGTTATGGCGAACCTGCAGGGGACGGCAACCTTGGTCGGCGATCCTCCTTCGATGATATTCGCGTCTTATGCCGGTTACGGATTTAACGACTTTTTTGTGTATCAGGGGCGCATGTCGATTTTCTTTGTCGTGCAGGCGGGCATGATTGCCGGCGCTTTGTATTTTTATCTGTATTTTGCGAAAGCCGGAAAGCAAAAAATCAAAGTTGAGCGTGCGCCCGTTCTTTCTCTGTTCCCGACCGTTTTGCTGCTTGTTATGATAGCCGCCTTGGCTTTTTGTTCGTTTTTTCATATTGAATATTCGGGGCTCATCGTGCTTTTGCTCGGTGTCGGCGGTTTATTGTGGTTTTATCTTGTGCGCAAAGAGGGTTTTCGCAAAACGGCCGTGCTTGTAAAAGAACTCGATTGGGAAACCATCGGATTTTTAATCGGAATCTTCGTCGTCATCGGCACCATTTCCGAAACGGGCTTGCTCGAAGACTTCGCGCTTTTTTTACGCGGCGTCATCGGCGATAATAAAATCGCGGGTTTTTTTGTTATCATTTTCGTATCGGTTTTGATTTCGGGCTTTGTCGACAACGTGCCTTATATTATCGTTATGCTGCCGGTTGCCGCGACTCTTGCGCAGGATATGGGCTTAAAAAGCGAATTGTATATGTTTGCCTTGTTGGTCGGTTCCTGCATGGGCGGCAACTTGACGCCCTTCGGCGCTTCGGCAAACATAGCCGCGATGGGAATTTTAAAAAAGCACGATTGCCCTCTGTCGTTTGCCGGCTGGTGCAAAATCGGCGTTCCGTTTACGCTTATTACCACCGCTTCGGCCGCCCTTGTGCTCTGGCTGTTGTGGAGCTGA
- a CDS encoding P13 family porin: protein MKKTFIIAAAAFICAGIFLQEAKAQEAVYNEDTVADNVARIDILMKDLDANKADIQKLALEIPYHERAALYKKGKTDALPSVALNAFSFFIGIPPNLGIGSFVQHDTAGGLINLGTGLAGIGCITSGLILFKTNPDTAAALFVSGGALCLGSWIFGIVRPIVFASSHNKKLEDALLLKTKVTLVPAVGADRLGLGVAIRY from the coding sequence ATGAAAAAAACGTTTATTATTGCCGCCGCAGCCTTTATTTGTGCCGGCATTTTTTTGCAGGAAGCGAAAGCTCAAGAAGCCGTATACAACGAAGATACGGTTGCCGACAATGTCGCGCGGATCGACATATTGATGAAAGATCTCGATGCGAATAAGGCGGACATTCAAAAGCTGGCGCTCGAAATTCCCTATCACGAACGCGCCGCGCTCTATAAAAAGGGCAAAACCGACGCGCTTCCGTCCGTCGCTTTAAATGCGTTTTCTTTTTTTATCGGCATTCCGCCGAATTTGGGTATCGGCTCTTTTGTACAGCACGATACGGCAGGCGGTCTTATCAACCTCGGCACGGGGCTTGCGGGAATCGGCTGTATCACTTCGGGCTTAATTCTTTTTAAGACAAATCCCGATACCGCGGCGGCTCTGTTCGTATCGGGCGGTGCTCTTTGTCTCGGCTCTTGGATATTCGGCATCGTCAGGCCGATTGTTTTTGCTTCTTCGCACAATAAAAAGCTGGAAGACGCCCTCCTTTTGAAAACAAAGGTGACGCTGGTGCCCGCAGTCGGCGCCGATCGTTTGGGGCTTGGAGTCGCAATCCGCTACTAA